The following coding sequences are from one Salinicoccus sp. Bachu38 window:
- the rsbW gene encoding anti-sigma B factor RsbW has protein sequence MPQQYDYIEMKFPSSAEYVGLIRLTLSGVLSRAGASYDQIEDSKIAVSEAVTNAVKHAYGEDETGEVLIGFAIYSDKVEIIVADHGQSFNYEEVKEELGPYSEDENVNYLREGGLGLFLIETLMDEVYLKKDPGVTISMTKFINESQVHLNGETIVNR, from the coding sequence ATGCCACAGCAGTATGATTATATTGAAATGAAATTTCCATCCAGTGCAGAATACGTTGGATTGATAAGATTGACACTTTCTGGCGTCCTGTCGAGAGCGGGCGCGAGTTACGATCAGATAGAAGACTCGAAGATTGCAGTATCAGAAGCGGTTACAAACGCCGTCAAGCATGCATACGGGGAAGACGAAACAGGAGAAGTGCTGATCGGCTTTGCAATCTACAGTGATAAAGTGGAAATCATCGTGGCCGATCATGGTCAGAGCTTCAACTATGAAGAAGTCAAGGAAGAGCTTGGCCCCTATTCTGAAGATGAGAACGTGAACTACTTGAGAGAAGGAGGTTTGGGACTATTCTTGATCGAAACATTAATGGATGAAGTCTATCTTAAAAAAGACCCTGGTGTCACAATCAGTATGACGAAGTTTATTAATGAAAGTCAGGTGCATTTGAATGGAGAAACAATCGTCAATCGATAG
- the sigB gene encoding RNA polymerase sigma factor SigB translates to MEKQSSIDRGLTAEDINALIRSHQEDEDPDAQARLVEHYQKLIESLAYRYSKGQSHHEDLVQVGMVGLLGAIKRFDPSFDRRFEAFLVPTVVGEIKRYLRDKTWSVHVPRRIKEIGPKIKNANDELTNRLERSPKISEIAEHLEVSEEDVLEAMEMGQSYNALSVDHSIEADKDGSTVTLLDVMGQSDDNYDLSEKRLILEKVLPILSEREREIIQFTFMEGLSQKETGERVGLSQMHVSRLQRTAINKLRQAVSEKE, encoded by the coding sequence ATGGAGAAACAATCGTCAATCGATAGAGGGCTTACAGCTGAGGATATCAATGCACTGATTCGCAGCCATCAGGAAGATGAAGACCCGGATGCGCAGGCTCGACTCGTTGAACATTATCAGAAGCTGATCGAATCGCTTGCATACAGATATTCAAAAGGTCAGAGTCACCATGAGGATCTTGTGCAGGTGGGCATGGTCGGTCTGCTCGGTGCAATCAAACGATTTGATCCCTCCTTTGATAGAAGGTTCGAGGCATTTCTTGTACCGACTGTCGTAGGTGAAATCAAACGGTATCTGAGGGACAAGACATGGAGTGTGCATGTGCCGAGGAGAATCAAGGAAATTGGACCGAAGATCAAAAATGCCAATGACGAACTGACCAACCGGTTGGAGCGTTCACCGAAGATCAGCGAAATTGCCGAGCATCTCGAAGTCTCCGAAGAGGATGTACTCGAGGCGATGGAGATGGGACAGAGCTATAATGCACTGAGTGTAGATCATTCCATCGAAGCGGATAAAGACGGGTCCACAGTCACTCTTCTTGATGTGATGGGACAGTCGGATGACAACTATGATCTTTCAGAAAAGCGCCTCATTCTTGAAAAGGTCCTCCCGATCCTTTCCGAAAGGGAAAGAGAAATCATCCAGTTCACTTTCATGGAAGGCCTAAGCCAGAAAGAAACGGGAGAACGTGTCGGATTGAGCCAAATGCATGTCTCCAGACTGCAACGGACCGCCATTAACAAACTGCGCCAGGCAGTAAGCGAAAAAGAATAG
- a CDS encoding PP2C family protein-serine/threonine phosphatase, which produces MDNIVSNYRDIIELYLYGEEQGDAIDQCQTFSEEVIEMDASPEEIVSLHIELLDDMGIDDAALMKKSLDILQEVIISFGFTYRDYKSMMNKLEIHDKEMDVASSLQETMLKTEIPTFETMELGAISVPARKVSGDYFNIIDHRDGMLSFAVADVIGKGIPAAIAMSMIKFGMDSYGYSQLPSDSLRKLNRVVEKNVNQNMFVTMFYGLYDHNTDLLYYSSAGHEPALIYRYEEDEFEEIDAKGVVLGVKEHARYEQKETKMGPRDMIIVFTDGVTELRKHDDTFIDFEDVKDMLRQVKDYHPQDIVQYIYESLMRIQNPHKKDDLTLFILKNNKN; this is translated from the coding sequence ATTGATAATATTGTTAGCAACTACAGAGATATCATCGAGTTGTACCTGTATGGAGAAGAGCAGGGTGACGCAATAGACCAGTGCCAGACTTTCAGTGAAGAAGTCATCGAAATGGATGCTTCTCCGGAGGAAATCGTGTCACTTCACATCGAACTGCTCGACGACATGGGCATCGATGATGCAGCACTCATGAAGAAGTCATTGGATATACTGCAGGAAGTGATCATTTCTTTCGGCTTTACATACAGGGACTACAAATCCATGATGAACAAGCTTGAAATCCATGACAAGGAGATGGATGTTGCATCCAGTCTGCAGGAAACGATGCTCAAAACCGAAATCCCCACCTTCGAAACCATGGAGCTCGGTGCCATCAGTGTGCCCGCAAGAAAAGTGAGCGGAGACTACTTCAACATCATAGACCATAGGGACGGCATGCTCAGTTTTGCTGTGGCGGACGTCATCGGCAAAGGGATACCTGCGGCGATTGCGATGAGCATGATCAAGTTCGGCATGGATTCCTACGGCTATTCCCAGCTGCCGAGTGACAGCCTGAGAAAGCTGAACCGGGTGGTCGAGAAAAACGTGAACCAGAATATGTTCGTCACGATGTTCTATGGTCTATACGACCACAATACGGATCTGCTCTATTATTCATCGGCTGGCCATGAGCCGGCACTCATCTACCGCTACGAAGAGGATGAGTTCGAAGAAATTGATGCGAAAGGTGTCGTCCTGGGTGTAAAGGAGCATGCCCGCTATGAACAGAAGGAAACCAAAATGGGACCGAGGGACATGATCATCGTCTTTACGGACGGTGTGACCGAACTCAGGAAACATGACGATACGTTCATCGACTTCGAAGATGTCAAGGACATGCTCCGTCAGGTGAAGGATTACCATCCGCAGGATATCGTCCAGTACATCTATGAATCACTTATGCGCATCCAAAACCCGCATAAGAAGGACGATTTGACTCTTTTCATATTAAAAAATAATAAAAATTGA
- a CDS encoding anti-sigma factor antagonist: MNINIDATEKEQEYVVVLEGELDVYTAPELQKVLEPIRQSGSHDIRIDLTDVSYMDSTGLGIFVGTLKDLNQHDREMYVTGVSKRILRLFEITGLRDLMHINEASEVE, from the coding sequence ATGAACATTAATATCGATGCAACGGAGAAGGAACAGGAATATGTAGTAGTACTTGAAGGAGAACTCGATGTCTATACGGCGCCTGAACTGCAGAAGGTCCTGGAACCGATCCGCCAATCAGGGAGTCATGACATAAGAATAGATCTTACAGATGTAAGCTATATGGATTCTACGGGATTGGGAATCTTTGTCGGTACATTGAAAGATCTCAATCAGCATGATAGGGAGATGTATGTGACAGGGGTGTCCAAGAGGATTCTCAGACTGTTCGAAATCACGGGACTCAGAGATCTGATGCATATCAATGAAGCTTCGGAGGTTGAATAG
- a CDS encoding Tex family protein: MNEVLIKELRNTVAKPEKYIRSVLNLLGEGNTVPFIARYRKEMTGGMDEQEIKSISDRFSYLESLEKRKTEVIRRIEEQGLMTEELRRDIQKQTVLNRVEDLYRPFKQKKKTRATEAKRKGLEGLAERILEQQADDIEVRAEGFITDEVKTVDEAISGAQDIIAEEVSDNPKYRTYILKVFRETADLTTAKKKKADDPNGVFEMYYSYSEPIDRIVPHRVLAINRGESLGVLAVKFDYDNDRFKRYVGNQVIRKGSATGKYIEVAIEDGLKRLIIPSIEREVRQNLTEASEKHAVHIFEENLKRLLLQPPLKGHVILGVDPAFRTGCKLAVIDEAGQFLDKGVIYPHPPQEKKEQAQKKIMDIIRQYGVTLLAIGNGTASRETELFISEIVKAENLDVQFIIVNEAGASVYSASDVAREEFPDFNVEERSAVSIARRVQDPLSELVKIDPKAIGIGQYQHDVNQKFLNESLDFVVETSVNQVGVNVNTASHILLQHVAGLSPSISRNIVKYREENKGFKTRNEIKKVPRLGEKTYEQCVGFLRLPEGEEPLDRTPIHPERYGETYRLLNLMGMKQTDIGTKELAEAVRKMNLEQTAERLGIGVPTLSDIIDSLKAPTRDIRDGYEVPMLKSDVLKLEDLKEGMKLSGTVRNVTDFGAFVDIGVKQDGLVHISKMTNKFIKHPMEVVNVGDIVDVTVLDVDTNKGRISLSMK; the protein is encoded by the coding sequence ATGAACGAAGTGCTGATTAAAGAGCTCCGGAACACTGTGGCCAAGCCGGAAAAATACATCAGGAGCGTATTGAACCTCCTTGGAGAGGGGAATACGGTCCCTTTCATTGCCCGCTATAGGAAAGAAATGACGGGTGGGATGGATGAGCAGGAGATCAAGTCCATATCCGACCGTTTTTCCTACCTGGAAAGCCTGGAAAAGCGGAAAACCGAAGTAATCAGGCGCATCGAAGAGCAGGGACTGATGACTGAGGAGCTCAGGCGGGACATCCAGAAGCAGACGGTCCTCAATAGGGTGGAAGACCTGTACAGGCCATTCAAGCAGAAGAAGAAGACACGGGCGACCGAAGCGAAAAGAAAAGGGCTCGAGGGGTTGGCCGAAAGAATCCTTGAACAGCAGGCGGATGATATCGAAGTACGGGCAGAAGGGTTCATCACCGATGAAGTGAAGACGGTCGATGAAGCCATCAGCGGTGCCCAGGACATCATTGCAGAAGAAGTTTCGGACAATCCAAAATACCGGACATATATACTGAAGGTGTTCAGGGAGACGGCAGATCTCACCACCGCTAAAAAGAAGAAGGCTGATGACCCGAATGGCGTCTTTGAAATGTATTATTCCTACAGCGAACCAATCGATAGGATTGTCCCCCACAGGGTGCTTGCGATCAACCGGGGGGAGAGCCTCGGCGTCCTTGCCGTCAAATTCGACTATGATAATGACAGGTTCAAAAGGTATGTCGGCAACCAGGTGATCAGGAAAGGTTCAGCCACCGGCAAATATATTGAGGTGGCGATAGAGGATGGCCTGAAAAGGCTCATTATTCCATCCATCGAGAGGGAAGTGCGCCAGAATCTGACGGAAGCAAGCGAGAAGCATGCGGTGCACATTTTCGAAGAAAATTTGAAGAGACTGCTTCTGCAACCACCCCTCAAAGGGCATGTCATCCTCGGTGTCGATCCGGCATTCCGAACTGGGTGCAAGCTTGCTGTAATTGATGAAGCGGGGCAGTTTCTGGACAAGGGAGTCATCTACCCACATCCGCCGCAGGAGAAAAAAGAGCAGGCCCAGAAAAAGATCATGGACATCATCAGACAGTATGGGGTCACACTTCTTGCAATCGGGAATGGCACAGCTTCCCGTGAGACTGAACTATTCATCAGTGAAATCGTCAAAGCTGAGAATCTGGATGTCCAATTCATTATCGTCAATGAAGCGGGTGCCAGTGTCTATTCCGCATCGGATGTGGCGAGGGAGGAATTCCCGGACTTCAATGTGGAGGAACGCAGTGCGGTCTCCATTGCGAGAAGGGTTCAGGATCCCCTGAGTGAACTTGTCAAAATCGATCCGAAAGCCATCGGCATCGGGCAATACCAGCATGACGTGAACCAGAAGTTCCTCAATGAATCCCTGGATTTCGTCGTTGAGACATCGGTGAACCAGGTGGGTGTCAATGTGAATACCGCCTCCCATATCCTGCTCCAGCATGTGGCAGGCCTGTCACCATCGATAAGCAGGAACATCGTGAAGTACCGGGAAGAAAACAAGGGGTTCAAAACACGCAATGAAATAAAGAAGGTGCCGCGTCTTGGTGAAAAGACATATGAGCAGTGTGTCGGTTTCCTGAGGCTTCCGGAAGGGGAGGAGCCACTTGACCGGACGCCAATACACCCGGAGCGGTATGGAGAGACATACCGGCTGCTGAATCTCATGGGAATGAAGCAGACTGATATAGGCACAAAGGAACTGGCCGAAGCGGTCCGGAAGATGAATCTGGAACAGACGGCGGAAAGACTTGGTATAGGCGTGCCCACATTGTCCGATATCATCGACAGTCTGAAAGCACCAACACGGGATATCCGTGATGGCTATGAAGTGCCTATGCTGAAATCTGATGTCCTCAAACTGGAAGACCTGAAGGAGGGAATGAAGCTTTCGGGTACCGTCCGCAATGTGACGGACTTCGGAGCGTTTGTCGATATCGGGGTGAAGCAGGATGGTCTGGTGCATATATCAAAAATGACTAACAAGTTCATCAAGCATCCGATGGAGGTCGTCAATGTCGGGGACATTGTGGATGTAACCGTACTGGATGTGGATACTAATAAAGGCAGGATATCACTGAGCATGAAATAG
- a CDS encoding catalase has translation MDFENKSNMPGDARTGGGTHPREQGENQPSDRLTTLFGAPVGDRENSMTAGPRGPMVMQDPYFLEQMGHFDREVIPERRMHAKGSGAYGTFTVTNDITKYTKAKIFSEVGKQTEMFARFSTVAGERGAADAERDIRGFALKFYTEEGNWDLVGNNTPVFFFRDPKLFASLNHVVKRDPRTNMHNAESNWDFWTLLPEALHQVTILMTDRGIPKGYRNMHGFGSHTYSMVNADNERVWVKFHFRTEQGIENLTADEAEEVVAKDRESSQRDLYNAIEEGNFPKWKLYIQVMTEEQAKNHYHNPFDLTKVWYKDEFPLIPVGEFELNRNPENYFAEVEQAAFAPTNIVPGIGFSPDKMLQGRLFSYGDTQRYRLGANHHQIPVNSPKAASNVCPFSRDGAMRVDGNLGGHTNYYPNSFDHYKDDASAKQPALEMEGLVYEHNFRDDDDQYYEQPGKLFNLQSDEMKQRIFENTANEMQGVSDRVKHRHIRNCYKADPAYGRGVANAMDINIDDVDMEAND, from the coding sequence ATGGATTTCGAAAACAAGAGCAATATGCCTGGGGACGCCCGTACTGGAGGCGGCACACACCCTAGAGAACAAGGTGAAAATCAGCCGAGTGATCGTCTGACCACTCTATTTGGTGCACCTGTAGGTGACCGTGAAAATTCAATGACAGCTGGGCCGCGTGGACCGATGGTCATGCAGGATCCCTACTTCCTTGAACAGATGGGACATTTCGACCGTGAGGTCATCCCGGAAAGACGTATGCACGCAAAAGGTTCAGGTGCTTACGGTACGTTTACTGTAACTAATGATATCACTAAATATACAAAAGCAAAAATATTCAGCGAAGTGGGCAAGCAGACTGAAATGTTCGCACGCTTCTCTACTGTGGCCGGTGAACGTGGTGCTGCAGACGCTGAAAGGGATATTCGTGGTTTCGCCCTCAAATTCTATACTGAAGAAGGCAACTGGGACCTCGTCGGCAACAACACTCCTGTATTCTTTTTCCGCGATCCTAAACTTTTCGCAAGTTTGAATCACGTTGTCAAACGTGACCCAAGGACGAACATGCACAACGCTGAAAGCAACTGGGACTTCTGGACGCTGCTTCCTGAAGCACTGCACCAGGTAACAATTCTCATGACAGACCGTGGTATTCCTAAAGGCTACAGAAACATGCATGGCTTCGGTTCACACACATACAGCATGGTCAATGCAGACAATGAGCGTGTATGGGTCAAATTCCACTTCAGAACAGAGCAGGGCATCGAGAACCTGACAGCTGACGAAGCTGAAGAAGTGGTTGCGAAAGACCGCGAGTCTTCCCAAAGGGACCTCTACAATGCAATTGAAGAAGGCAACTTCCCTAAATGGAAGCTATACATCCAGGTCATGACTGAAGAACAGGCGAAGAACCACTACCATAACCCGTTCGACCTGACGAAAGTATGGTACAAGGATGAATTCCCACTCATCCCTGTTGGTGAATTCGAACTCAATCGCAACCCTGAAAACTACTTCGCAGAAGTTGAACAGGCTGCATTCGCTCCAACAAACATCGTTCCAGGTATCGGTTTCTCACCTGACAAGATGCTTCAGGGCCGCCTGTTCTCCTATGGAGATACTCAGCGCTATCGTCTTGGTGCCAACCATCACCAGATTCCGGTCAATTCTCCAAAAGCGGCATCCAATGTATGTCCATTCAGCAGGGATGGTGCAATGAGAGTCGATGGCAACCTTGGTGGCCACACGAACTACTATCCGAACAGCTTCGATCACTATAAGGATGACGCAAGTGCAAAACAGCCGGCGCTTGAAATGGAAGGCCTCGTCTACGAACATAACTTCCGTGACGATGACGACCAGTACTATGAGCAGCCAGGAAAACTTTTCAATCTCCAGTCAGATGAAATGAAACAGCGCATCTTCGAGAATACAGCAAATGAAATGCAAGGTGTTTCCGATCGCGTAAAACACCGTCATATCAGAAACTGCTATAAAGCAGACCCTGCATACGGCAGAGGCGTTGCCAATGCAATGGACATCAATATTGACGATGTTGATATGGAAGCAAACGACTAA
- a CDS encoding type II toxin-antitoxin system PemK/MazF family toxin has product MKRGEVYLADLSPVQGSEQGGKRPVVIIQNNVGNYHSPTVIVAAITGRINKAKIPTHVEISKDTYNLDKDSVILLEQIRTVDKKRLREKLTYLNEDKMKEVDKALMISLDLMPSKSKKSQSKS; this is encoded by the coding sequence ATGAAAAGAGGAGAAGTATATCTTGCGGACCTATCACCAGTGCAAGGTTCAGAGCAGGGAGGCAAGCGGCCGGTAGTCATCATACAGAACAACGTCGGCAACTATCACAGCCCAACAGTGATCGTTGCCGCCATCACCGGCAGGATCAACAAGGCGAAGATACCGACGCATGTGGAAATTTCGAAAGATACATATAACCTGGACAAAGACTCGGTCATTCTTCTGGAGCAGATACGCACAGTGGACAAGAAAAGACTAAGGGAAAAGCTTACATATTTGAACGAAGATAAGATGAAGGAAGTGGACAAGGCACTGATGATCAGTCTGGATCTCATGCCGTCCAAATCCAAGAAATCCCAATCTAAATCCTGA